In the genome of Misgurnus anguillicaudatus chromosome 11, ASM2758022v2, whole genome shotgun sequence, one region contains:
- the pacs2 gene encoding phosphofurin acidic cluster sorting protein 2 isoform X4 has product MAERSGRLSFPGSGALNRPVPMNLFATWEIDGSSPNCIPRLCSLTLKKLVVMKELDKELISVVIAVKIQGSKRILRSHEIVLPPAGGVETDLALTFSLQYPHFLKREGNKLQILLQRRKRYKNRTILGYKTLAAGSIDMAEVMQHPAEGGQVLALCSNQKEFLGKVAEIWIYSLSSQPIDHEEAAILGQKMKCSDNYSEEEYESFSSEQEASDDAAQGQDLEDDEYEIRKPKKQRRSIVRTTSITRQQNFKQRVVALLKRFRVSDEVLDSEQDPAEPPPEVEEDLDLESLEFENPSDSGPDLDDDESVLSTPKPQLKPYFEGVSLSSSQTEIGSIHSVRSHREPPSPMDPDKMRASSGKFQMDNESDKVSLGNPEVVTPTTELEMLDNMDYFLERLPPTGRMTKTESLIIPSNRVEPKLAGRRGRSTSLKERHTSRPPNERANSLDNERSMDTRCHLQIPRKTVYDQLNHILVSDTHLPDSIILINTSDWQGQYVSEALQNHGLPVVCTCTTADVNAAFSTIISRIQRFCNSNSVTPSPVRIGVAGPQHYLSVVLRLFVDHLTHKTPDWLGYLRFLIIPLGVHPVAKYLGSIDYRYNSLFQDSAWRDLFHKPEAPNSVQDSPDVVSRVTQYMLGANGAHQLPIAEAMLTYKQKSPDEDSCQKFIPFIGVVKVGIVEQTSATSGDSDDAVTLGPAHLSSTPPAQISPLLKEASPTPPSSPSVHMSSSHGGGQGELMGLQVDYWIAPSERKKELEKKDSSAKNTLKCTFRSLQVSRLPLSGAEMTHQPTMSMTVVTKEKNKKVMFLPKKTKDKESESKSQVIESISRLICTAKQQQTMLKVLIDGVEWNDVKFFQLAAQWSSHVKHFPLAIFGPSKGPY; this is encoded by the exons GTTGTGCAGTCTGACGTTGAAGAAGCTAGTTGTGATGAAGGAACTTGACAAAGAGCTGATTTCTGTCGTCATTGCGGTTAAGATCCAG GGTTCAAAGAGAATCCTGCGTTCTCATGAGATAGTGCTTCCCCCTGCTGGTGGGGTGGAGACTGATCTTGCACTTACATTCTCACTTCAG TACCCTCATTTTCTAAAAAGAGAAGGAAATAAGTTACAAATCCTGCTTCAGAGGAGGAAGAGGTACAAAAACCGAACAATTTTGGGTTACAAGACATTGGCTGCTGGTTCGATAGACATGGCCGAG gtAATGCAGCATCCTGCAGAAGGTGGGCAGGTCTTGGCTCTGTGCAGTAACCAGAAAGAGTTTCTGGGTAAAGTTGCAGAGATTTGGATCTATTCCCTGTCCAGTCAGCCAATAGACCACGAAGAAGCAGCCATTTTGGGACAGAAAATGAAGTGTTCTG ATAACTACTCTGAAGAAGAGTATGAAAGCTTTTCATCTGAGCAGGAGGCCAGTGATGATGCAGCACAGGGACAG GATCTAGAGGATGATGAGTATGAGATAAGGAAACCCAAAAAGCAAAGGAGGTCCATAGTCCGGACAACATCGATCACCAGG CAGCAGAACTTTAAGCAGCGTGTTGTAGCATTACTGAAACGGTTCAGAGTTTCTGATGAG GTGCTGGACTCGGAGCAGGACCCAGCTGAGCCACCTCCAGAAGTTGAGGAAGATCTGGATCTGGAGAGTTTGGAGTTTGAGAATCCAAGTGACAGTGGACCAGACCTGGATGATGATGAAAGTGTACTAAGCACACCAAAACCACAACTCAA GCCATATTTCGAAGGGGTTTCTCTCTCAAGTTCTCAGACGGAGATCGGCAGTATTCACAGCGTCCGCAGTCACAGGGAGCCTCCCAGTCCG ATGGATCCTGATAAAATGAGGGCTTCGAGTGGGAAGTTTCAGATGGATAATGAGTCTGATAAAGTTTCACTG GGTAATCCTGAGGTCGTGACCCCAACAACAGAGTTGGAGATGTTGGACAACATGGATTATTTCTTGGAAAGGTTGCCCCCTACTGGCAGGATGACCAAAACAGAATCACTAATCATTCCATCCAACCG GGTGGAGCCAAAGTTGGCAGGGCGACGGGGACGGAGCACATCTCTTAAAGAGAGACACACAAGTCGACCGCCCAATGAGAGAGCCAACAGTCTAGACAACGAGCGCTCGATGGACACACGCTGCCATCTACAG ATTCCACGCAAAACTGTTTATGACCAGCTGAACCACATCCTGGTGTCAGACACCCATCTTCCTGACAGCATCATCCTCATCAACACCTCTGACTGGCAGGGCCag TATGTATCGGAGGCGTTACAAAATCACGGACTTCCCGTAGTGTGTACGTGCACCACGGCCGACGTAAATGCTGCTTTCAGCACCATCATCTCACGCATACAGAGATT CTGTAACAGTAACTCCGTGACTCCGTCTCCAGTGCGGATTGGAGTAGCTGGACCGCAGCATTACCTGTCTGTTGTTCTGCGTTTGTTTGTGGATCACCTGACACATAAAACACCCGACTGGCTCGGATACTTGCGATTCCTCATCATCCCTCTCG GAGTTCATCCAGTGGCTAAATATCTGGGAAGTATAGACTACAGATATAACAGCCTGTTTCAGGACTCGGCATGGAGAGATCTTTTCCACAAACCAGAAGCTCCAAATTCAG TTCAGGACAGTCCTGATGTTGTTTCTAGGGTAACACAGTATATGCTTGGAGCAAATGGAGCTCATCAGCTACCCATAGCAGAGGCAATGCTCACATACAAGCAGAAGag CCCTGATGAAGACTCATGTCAGAAGTTCATTCCTTTTATTGGG GTGGTAAAAGTGGGAATTGTTGAACAAACGTCTGCCACATCTG GCGATTCAGATGACGCTGTCACTTTGGGGCCTGCTCATCTCTCCTCCACCCCTCCTGCACAGATCTCCCCATTACTAAAAGAAGCATCTCCAACACCTCCCTCTTCTCCTTCTGTACACATGTCCAG TTCACATGGAGGTGGCCAGGGCGAGCTGATGGGACTTCAAGTCGATTACTGGATTGCTCCATCAGAAAGAAAAAAGGAATTGGAAAAGAAAGACTCCTCTGCCAAAAACACACTCAAGTGCACCTTCCGTTCCCTGCAGGTTAGCCGCCTCCCACTAAGTGGAGCAGAGATGACGCATCAGCCAACCATGTCCATGACCGTCGTCACCAAAGAGAAGAACAAGAAGG tGATGTTTCTGCCTAAAAAGACCAAGGATAAGGAGTCGGAGTCTAAGAGTCAAGTGATCGAGAGCATCAGTCGCCTCATCTGCACAGCTAAACAACAGCAGACCATGCTGAAAG TGTTGATAGATGGAGTGGAATGGAACGATGTGAAGTTTTTTCAGCTCGCCGCTCAGTGGTCGTCTCACGTGAAACATTTTCCCCTTGCCATTTTCGGACCCTCCAAAGGGCCTTACTGA
- the pacs2 gene encoding phosphofurin acidic cluster sorting protein 2 isoform X3: MAERSGRLSFPGSGALNRPVPMNLFATWEIDGSSPNCIPRLCSLTLKKLVVMKELDKELISVVIAVKIQGSKRILRSHEIVLPPAGGVETDLALTFSLQYPHFLKREGNKLQILLQRRKRYKNRTILGYKTLAAGSIDMAEVMQHPAEGGQVLALCSNQKEFLGKVAEIWIYSLSSQPIDHEEAAILGQKMKCSDNYSEEEYESFSSEQEASDDAAQGQDLEDDEYEIRKPKKQRRSIVRTTSITRQQNFKQRVVALLKRFRVSDEVLDSEQDPAEPPPEVEEDLDLESLEFENPSDSGPDLDDDESVLSTPKPQLKPYFEGVSLSSSQTEIGSIHSVRSHREPPSPMDPDKMRASSGKFQMDNESDKVSLGNPEVVTPTTELEMLDNMDYFLERLPPTGRMTKTESLIIPSNRVEPKLAGRRGRSTSLKERHTSRPPNERANSLDNERSMDTRCHLQIPRKTVYDQLNHILVSDTHLPDSIILINTSDWQGQYVSEALQNHGLPVVCTCTTADVNAAFSTIISRIQRFCNSNSVTPSPVRIGVAGPQHYLSVVLRLFVDHLTHKTPDWLGYLRFLIIPLGVHPVAKYLGSIDYRYNSLFQDSAWRDLFHKPEAPNSVQDSPDVVSRVTQYMLGANGAHQLPIAEAMLTYKQKSPYTEYCDISSSLFFNPDEDSCQKFIPFIGVVKVGIVEQTSATSGDSDDAVTLGPAHLSSTPPAQISPLLKEASPTPPSSPSVHMSSSHGGGQGELMGLQVDYWIAPSERKKELEKKDSSAKNTLKCTFRSLQVSRLPLSGAEMTHQPTMSMTVVTKEKNKKVMFLPKKTKDKESESKSQVIESISRLICTAKQQQTMLKVLIDGVEWNDVKFFQLAAQWSSHVKHFPLAIFGPSKGPY, translated from the exons GTTGTGCAGTCTGACGTTGAAGAAGCTAGTTGTGATGAAGGAACTTGACAAAGAGCTGATTTCTGTCGTCATTGCGGTTAAGATCCAG GGTTCAAAGAGAATCCTGCGTTCTCATGAGATAGTGCTTCCCCCTGCTGGTGGGGTGGAGACTGATCTTGCACTTACATTCTCACTTCAG TACCCTCATTTTCTAAAAAGAGAAGGAAATAAGTTACAAATCCTGCTTCAGAGGAGGAAGAGGTACAAAAACCGAACAATTTTGGGTTACAAGACATTGGCTGCTGGTTCGATAGACATGGCCGAG gtAATGCAGCATCCTGCAGAAGGTGGGCAGGTCTTGGCTCTGTGCAGTAACCAGAAAGAGTTTCTGGGTAAAGTTGCAGAGATTTGGATCTATTCCCTGTCCAGTCAGCCAATAGACCACGAAGAAGCAGCCATTTTGGGACAGAAAATGAAGTGTTCTG ATAACTACTCTGAAGAAGAGTATGAAAGCTTTTCATCTGAGCAGGAGGCCAGTGATGATGCAGCACAGGGACAG GATCTAGAGGATGATGAGTATGAGATAAGGAAACCCAAAAAGCAAAGGAGGTCCATAGTCCGGACAACATCGATCACCAGG CAGCAGAACTTTAAGCAGCGTGTTGTAGCATTACTGAAACGGTTCAGAGTTTCTGATGAG GTGCTGGACTCGGAGCAGGACCCAGCTGAGCCACCTCCAGAAGTTGAGGAAGATCTGGATCTGGAGAGTTTGGAGTTTGAGAATCCAAGTGACAGTGGACCAGACCTGGATGATGATGAAAGTGTACTAAGCACACCAAAACCACAACTCAA GCCATATTTCGAAGGGGTTTCTCTCTCAAGTTCTCAGACGGAGATCGGCAGTATTCACAGCGTCCGCAGTCACAGGGAGCCTCCCAGTCCG ATGGATCCTGATAAAATGAGGGCTTCGAGTGGGAAGTTTCAGATGGATAATGAGTCTGATAAAGTTTCACTG GGTAATCCTGAGGTCGTGACCCCAACAACAGAGTTGGAGATGTTGGACAACATGGATTATTTCTTGGAAAGGTTGCCCCCTACTGGCAGGATGACCAAAACAGAATCACTAATCATTCCATCCAACCG GGTGGAGCCAAAGTTGGCAGGGCGACGGGGACGGAGCACATCTCTTAAAGAGAGACACACAAGTCGACCGCCCAATGAGAGAGCCAACAGTCTAGACAACGAGCGCTCGATGGACACACGCTGCCATCTACAG ATTCCACGCAAAACTGTTTATGACCAGCTGAACCACATCCTGGTGTCAGACACCCATCTTCCTGACAGCATCATCCTCATCAACACCTCTGACTGGCAGGGCCag TATGTATCGGAGGCGTTACAAAATCACGGACTTCCCGTAGTGTGTACGTGCACCACGGCCGACGTAAATGCTGCTTTCAGCACCATCATCTCACGCATACAGAGATT CTGTAACAGTAACTCCGTGACTCCGTCTCCAGTGCGGATTGGAGTAGCTGGACCGCAGCATTACCTGTCTGTTGTTCTGCGTTTGTTTGTGGATCACCTGACACATAAAACACCCGACTGGCTCGGATACTTGCGATTCCTCATCATCCCTCTCG GAGTTCATCCAGTGGCTAAATATCTGGGAAGTATAGACTACAGATATAACAGCCTGTTTCAGGACTCGGCATGGAGAGATCTTTTCCACAAACCAGAAGCTCCAAATTCAG TTCAGGACAGTCCTGATGTTGTTTCTAGGGTAACACAGTATATGCTTGGAGCAAATGGAGCTCATCAGCTACCCATAGCAGAGGCAATGCTCACATACAAGCAGAAGag CCCCTATACTGAGTATTGTGATATCTCCAGTTCATTGTTCTTCAA CCCTGATGAAGACTCATGTCAGAAGTTCATTCCTTTTATTGGG GTGGTAAAAGTGGGAATTGTTGAACAAACGTCTGCCACATCTG GCGATTCAGATGACGCTGTCACTTTGGGGCCTGCTCATCTCTCCTCCACCCCTCCTGCACAGATCTCCCCATTACTAAAAGAAGCATCTCCAACACCTCCCTCTTCTCCTTCTGTACACATGTCCAG TTCACATGGAGGTGGCCAGGGCGAGCTGATGGGACTTCAAGTCGATTACTGGATTGCTCCATCAGAAAGAAAAAAGGAATTGGAAAAGAAAGACTCCTCTGCCAAAAACACACTCAAGTGCACCTTCCGTTCCCTGCAGGTTAGCCGCCTCCCACTAAGTGGAGCAGAGATGACGCATCAGCCAACCATGTCCATGACCGTCGTCACCAAAGAGAAGAACAAGAAGG tGATGTTTCTGCCTAAAAAGACCAAGGATAAGGAGTCGGAGTCTAAGAGTCAAGTGATCGAGAGCATCAGTCGCCTCATCTGCACAGCTAAACAACAGCAGACCATGCTGAAAG TGTTGATAGATGGAGTGGAATGGAACGATGTGAAGTTTTTTCAGCTCGCCGCTCAGTGGTCGTCTCACGTGAAACATTTTCCCCTTGCCATTTTCGGACCCTCCAAAGGGCCTTACTGA
- the pacs2 gene encoding phosphofurin acidic cluster sorting protein 2 isoform X2 yields the protein MAERSGRLSFPGSGALNRPVPMNLFATWEIDGSSPNCIPRLCSLTLKKLVVMKELDKELISVVIAVKIQGSKRILRSHEIVLPPAGGVETDLALTFSLQYPHFLKREGNKLQILLQRRKRYKNRTILGYKTLAAGSIDMAEVMQHPAEGGQVLALCSNQKEFLGKVAEIWIYSLSSQPIDHEEAAILGQKMKCSDNYSEEEYESFSSEQEASDDAAQGQDLEDDEYEIRKPKKQRRSIVRTTSITRQNFKQRVVALLKRFRVSDEVLDSEQDPAEPPPEVEEDLDLESLEFENPSDSGPDLDDDESVLSTPKPQLKPYFEGVSLSSSQTEIGSIHSVRSHREPPSPMDPDKMRASSGKFQMDNESDKVSLGNPEVVTPTTELEMLDNMDYFLERLPPTGRMTKTESLIIPSNRVEPKLAGRRGRSTSLKERHTSRPPNERANSLDNERSMDTRCHLQIPRKTVYDQLNHILVSDTHLPDSIILINTSDWQGQYVSEALQNHGLPVVCTCTTADVNAAFSTIISRIQRFCNSNSVTPSPVRIGVAGPQHYLSVVLRLFVDHLTHKTPDWLGYLRFLIIPLGVHPVAKYLGSIDYRYNSLFQDSAWRDLFHKPEAPNSVQDSPDVVSRVTQYMLGANGAHQLPIAEAMLTYKQKRKKSFHFDFAVSPYTEYCDISSSLFFNPDEDSCQKFIPFIGVVKVGIVEQTSATSGDSDDAVTLGPAHLSSTPPAQISPLLKEASPTPPSSPSVHMSSSHGGGQGELMGLQVDYWIAPSERKKELEKKDSSAKNTLKCTFRSLQVSRLPLSGAEMTHQPTMSMTVVTKEKNKKVMFLPKKTKDKESESKSQVIESISRLICTAKQQQTMLKVLIDGVEWNDVKFFQLAAQWSSHVKHFPLAIFGPSKGPY from the exons GTTGTGCAGTCTGACGTTGAAGAAGCTAGTTGTGATGAAGGAACTTGACAAAGAGCTGATTTCTGTCGTCATTGCGGTTAAGATCCAG GGTTCAAAGAGAATCCTGCGTTCTCATGAGATAGTGCTTCCCCCTGCTGGTGGGGTGGAGACTGATCTTGCACTTACATTCTCACTTCAG TACCCTCATTTTCTAAAAAGAGAAGGAAATAAGTTACAAATCCTGCTTCAGAGGAGGAAGAGGTACAAAAACCGAACAATTTTGGGTTACAAGACATTGGCTGCTGGTTCGATAGACATGGCCGAG gtAATGCAGCATCCTGCAGAAGGTGGGCAGGTCTTGGCTCTGTGCAGTAACCAGAAAGAGTTTCTGGGTAAAGTTGCAGAGATTTGGATCTATTCCCTGTCCAGTCAGCCAATAGACCACGAAGAAGCAGCCATTTTGGGACAGAAAATGAAGTGTTCTG ATAACTACTCTGAAGAAGAGTATGAAAGCTTTTCATCTGAGCAGGAGGCCAGTGATGATGCAGCACAGGGACAG GATCTAGAGGATGATGAGTATGAGATAAGGAAACCCAAAAAGCAAAGGAGGTCCATAGTCCGGACAACATCGATCACCAGG CAGAACTTTAAGCAGCGTGTTGTAGCATTACTGAAACGGTTCAGAGTTTCTGATGAG GTGCTGGACTCGGAGCAGGACCCAGCTGAGCCACCTCCAGAAGTTGAGGAAGATCTGGATCTGGAGAGTTTGGAGTTTGAGAATCCAAGTGACAGTGGACCAGACCTGGATGATGATGAAAGTGTACTAAGCACACCAAAACCACAACTCAA GCCATATTTCGAAGGGGTTTCTCTCTCAAGTTCTCAGACGGAGATCGGCAGTATTCACAGCGTCCGCAGTCACAGGGAGCCTCCCAGTCCG ATGGATCCTGATAAAATGAGGGCTTCGAGTGGGAAGTTTCAGATGGATAATGAGTCTGATAAAGTTTCACTG GGTAATCCTGAGGTCGTGACCCCAACAACAGAGTTGGAGATGTTGGACAACATGGATTATTTCTTGGAAAGGTTGCCCCCTACTGGCAGGATGACCAAAACAGAATCACTAATCATTCCATCCAACCG GGTGGAGCCAAAGTTGGCAGGGCGACGGGGACGGAGCACATCTCTTAAAGAGAGACACACAAGTCGACCGCCCAATGAGAGAGCCAACAGTCTAGACAACGAGCGCTCGATGGACACACGCTGCCATCTACAG ATTCCACGCAAAACTGTTTATGACCAGCTGAACCACATCCTGGTGTCAGACACCCATCTTCCTGACAGCATCATCCTCATCAACACCTCTGACTGGCAGGGCCag TATGTATCGGAGGCGTTACAAAATCACGGACTTCCCGTAGTGTGTACGTGCACCACGGCCGACGTAAATGCTGCTTTCAGCACCATCATCTCACGCATACAGAGATT CTGTAACAGTAACTCCGTGACTCCGTCTCCAGTGCGGATTGGAGTAGCTGGACCGCAGCATTACCTGTCTGTTGTTCTGCGTTTGTTTGTGGATCACCTGACACATAAAACACCCGACTGGCTCGGATACTTGCGATTCCTCATCATCCCTCTCG GAGTTCATCCAGTGGCTAAATATCTGGGAAGTATAGACTACAGATATAACAGCCTGTTTCAGGACTCGGCATGGAGAGATCTTTTCCACAAACCAGAAGCTCCAAATTCAG TTCAGGACAGTCCTGATGTTGTTTCTAGGGTAACACAGTATATGCTTGGAGCAAATGGAGCTCATCAGCTACCCATAGCAGAGGCAATGCTCACATACAAGCAGAAGag GAAAAAGAGTTTTCATTTTGATTTTGCAGTAAG CCCCTATACTGAGTATTGTGATATCTCCAGTTCATTGTTCTTCAA CCCTGATGAAGACTCATGTCAGAAGTTCATTCCTTTTATTGGG GTGGTAAAAGTGGGAATTGTTGAACAAACGTCTGCCACATCTG GCGATTCAGATGACGCTGTCACTTTGGGGCCTGCTCATCTCTCCTCCACCCCTCCTGCACAGATCTCCCCATTACTAAAAGAAGCATCTCCAACACCTCCCTCTTCTCCTTCTGTACACATGTCCAG TTCACATGGAGGTGGCCAGGGCGAGCTGATGGGACTTCAAGTCGATTACTGGATTGCTCCATCAGAAAGAAAAAAGGAATTGGAAAAGAAAGACTCCTCTGCCAAAAACACACTCAAGTGCACCTTCCGTTCCCTGCAGGTTAGCCGCCTCCCACTAAGTGGAGCAGAGATGACGCATCAGCCAACCATGTCCATGACCGTCGTCACCAAAGAGAAGAACAAGAAGG tGATGTTTCTGCCTAAAAAGACCAAGGATAAGGAGTCGGAGTCTAAGAGTCAAGTGATCGAGAGCATCAGTCGCCTCATCTGCACAGCTAAACAACAGCAGACCATGCTGAAAG TGTTGATAGATGGAGTGGAATGGAACGATGTGAAGTTTTTTCAGCTCGCCGCTCAGTGGTCGTCTCACGTGAAACATTTTCCCCTTGCCATTTTCGGACCCTCCAAAGGGCCTTACTGA
- the pacs2 gene encoding phosphofurin acidic cluster sorting protein 2 isoform X1, producing the protein MAERSGRLSFPGSGALNRPVPMNLFATWEIDGSSPNCIPRLCSLTLKKLVVMKELDKELISVVIAVKIQGSKRILRSHEIVLPPAGGVETDLALTFSLQYPHFLKREGNKLQILLQRRKRYKNRTILGYKTLAAGSIDMAEVMQHPAEGGQVLALCSNQKEFLGKVAEIWIYSLSSQPIDHEEAAILGQKMKCSDNYSEEEYESFSSEQEASDDAAQGQDLEDDEYEIRKPKKQRRSIVRTTSITRQQNFKQRVVALLKRFRVSDEVLDSEQDPAEPPPEVEEDLDLESLEFENPSDSGPDLDDDESVLSTPKPQLKPYFEGVSLSSSQTEIGSIHSVRSHREPPSPMDPDKMRASSGKFQMDNESDKVSLGNPEVVTPTTELEMLDNMDYFLERLPPTGRMTKTESLIIPSNRVEPKLAGRRGRSTSLKERHTSRPPNERANSLDNERSMDTRCHLQIPRKTVYDQLNHILVSDTHLPDSIILINTSDWQGQYVSEALQNHGLPVVCTCTTADVNAAFSTIISRIQRFCNSNSVTPSPVRIGVAGPQHYLSVVLRLFVDHLTHKTPDWLGYLRFLIIPLGVHPVAKYLGSIDYRYNSLFQDSAWRDLFHKPEAPNSVQDSPDVVSRVTQYMLGANGAHQLPIAEAMLTYKQKRKKSFHFDFAVSPYTEYCDISSSLFFNPDEDSCQKFIPFIGVVKVGIVEQTSATSGDSDDAVTLGPAHLSSTPPAQISPLLKEASPTPPSSPSVHMSSSHGGGQGELMGLQVDYWIAPSERKKELEKKDSSAKNTLKCTFRSLQVSRLPLSGAEMTHQPTMSMTVVTKEKNKKVMFLPKKTKDKESESKSQVIESISRLICTAKQQQTMLKVLIDGVEWNDVKFFQLAAQWSSHVKHFPLAIFGPSKGPY; encoded by the exons GTTGTGCAGTCTGACGTTGAAGAAGCTAGTTGTGATGAAGGAACTTGACAAAGAGCTGATTTCTGTCGTCATTGCGGTTAAGATCCAG GGTTCAAAGAGAATCCTGCGTTCTCATGAGATAGTGCTTCCCCCTGCTGGTGGGGTGGAGACTGATCTTGCACTTACATTCTCACTTCAG TACCCTCATTTTCTAAAAAGAGAAGGAAATAAGTTACAAATCCTGCTTCAGAGGAGGAAGAGGTACAAAAACCGAACAATTTTGGGTTACAAGACATTGGCTGCTGGTTCGATAGACATGGCCGAG gtAATGCAGCATCCTGCAGAAGGTGGGCAGGTCTTGGCTCTGTGCAGTAACCAGAAAGAGTTTCTGGGTAAAGTTGCAGAGATTTGGATCTATTCCCTGTCCAGTCAGCCAATAGACCACGAAGAAGCAGCCATTTTGGGACAGAAAATGAAGTGTTCTG ATAACTACTCTGAAGAAGAGTATGAAAGCTTTTCATCTGAGCAGGAGGCCAGTGATGATGCAGCACAGGGACAG GATCTAGAGGATGATGAGTATGAGATAAGGAAACCCAAAAAGCAAAGGAGGTCCATAGTCCGGACAACATCGATCACCAGG CAGCAGAACTTTAAGCAGCGTGTTGTAGCATTACTGAAACGGTTCAGAGTTTCTGATGAG GTGCTGGACTCGGAGCAGGACCCAGCTGAGCCACCTCCAGAAGTTGAGGAAGATCTGGATCTGGAGAGTTTGGAGTTTGAGAATCCAAGTGACAGTGGACCAGACCTGGATGATGATGAAAGTGTACTAAGCACACCAAAACCACAACTCAA GCCATATTTCGAAGGGGTTTCTCTCTCAAGTTCTCAGACGGAGATCGGCAGTATTCACAGCGTCCGCAGTCACAGGGAGCCTCCCAGTCCG ATGGATCCTGATAAAATGAGGGCTTCGAGTGGGAAGTTTCAGATGGATAATGAGTCTGATAAAGTTTCACTG GGTAATCCTGAGGTCGTGACCCCAACAACAGAGTTGGAGATGTTGGACAACATGGATTATTTCTTGGAAAGGTTGCCCCCTACTGGCAGGATGACCAAAACAGAATCACTAATCATTCCATCCAACCG GGTGGAGCCAAAGTTGGCAGGGCGACGGGGACGGAGCACATCTCTTAAAGAGAGACACACAAGTCGACCGCCCAATGAGAGAGCCAACAGTCTAGACAACGAGCGCTCGATGGACACACGCTGCCATCTACAG ATTCCACGCAAAACTGTTTATGACCAGCTGAACCACATCCTGGTGTCAGACACCCATCTTCCTGACAGCATCATCCTCATCAACACCTCTGACTGGCAGGGCCag TATGTATCGGAGGCGTTACAAAATCACGGACTTCCCGTAGTGTGTACGTGCACCACGGCCGACGTAAATGCTGCTTTCAGCACCATCATCTCACGCATACAGAGATT CTGTAACAGTAACTCCGTGACTCCGTCTCCAGTGCGGATTGGAGTAGCTGGACCGCAGCATTACCTGTCTGTTGTTCTGCGTTTGTTTGTGGATCACCTGACACATAAAACACCCGACTGGCTCGGATACTTGCGATTCCTCATCATCCCTCTCG GAGTTCATCCAGTGGCTAAATATCTGGGAAGTATAGACTACAGATATAACAGCCTGTTTCAGGACTCGGCATGGAGAGATCTTTTCCACAAACCAGAAGCTCCAAATTCAG TTCAGGACAGTCCTGATGTTGTTTCTAGGGTAACACAGTATATGCTTGGAGCAAATGGAGCTCATCAGCTACCCATAGCAGAGGCAATGCTCACATACAAGCAGAAGag GAAAAAGAGTTTTCATTTTGATTTTGCAGTAAG CCCCTATACTGAGTATTGTGATATCTCCAGTTCATTGTTCTTCAA CCCTGATGAAGACTCATGTCAGAAGTTCATTCCTTTTATTGGG GTGGTAAAAGTGGGAATTGTTGAACAAACGTCTGCCACATCTG GCGATTCAGATGACGCTGTCACTTTGGGGCCTGCTCATCTCTCCTCCACCCCTCCTGCACAGATCTCCCCATTACTAAAAGAAGCATCTCCAACACCTCCCTCTTCTCCTTCTGTACACATGTCCAG TTCACATGGAGGTGGCCAGGGCGAGCTGATGGGACTTCAAGTCGATTACTGGATTGCTCCATCAGAAAGAAAAAAGGAATTGGAAAAGAAAGACTCCTCTGCCAAAAACACACTCAAGTGCACCTTCCGTTCCCTGCAGGTTAGCCGCCTCCCACTAAGTGGAGCAGAGATGACGCATCAGCCAACCATGTCCATGACCGTCGTCACCAAAGAGAAGAACAAGAAGG tGATGTTTCTGCCTAAAAAGACCAAGGATAAGGAGTCGGAGTCTAAGAGTCAAGTGATCGAGAGCATCAGTCGCCTCATCTGCACAGCTAAACAACAGCAGACCATGCTGAAAG TGTTGATAGATGGAGTGGAATGGAACGATGTGAAGTTTTTTCAGCTCGCCGCTCAGTGGTCGTCTCACGTGAAACATTTTCCCCTTGCCATTTTCGGACCCTCCAAAGGGCCTTACTGA